The proteins below are encoded in one region of Mangifera indica cultivar Alphonso chromosome 7, CATAS_Mindica_2.1, whole genome shotgun sequence:
- the LOC123221395 gene encoding putative disease resistance RPP13-like protein 3 → MDAGIIASSLIQKLQDESKFKKHIEILESFKQCLRHPDNQSFLVNSVSEQKIARLLQAVFSVDDAVDTLLVRRELQGKRTFTKDRQDYSPVNNDPKDSFKNENFPESCLEEEEVIVFEQETEELLGRVIPITCRKHSLPYFTMKASRTVDLDKSIRQVIVVVGEGGSGVTTLARNIYNNVDVRLYFTHCAWLQVSSLFETKDFLISLLKQVNPDELVMEATLSEVELKSRLSELLNDKNKKYLIVIEDLETPPVWLALRDVLRTPNSPENKIIVITRKRWNALMEDAHSVLRVRRLSHEESRKLFVNKARILEDELTEGEKQIPELCGGLHSQIVLLGRLLSLKNRNHDDWSEVIKRAVHNGVNIMDLSYQDLPSDVKPCFLYMLVFPKGFEIPARRLIHLWCAEGFVTSSDTNTAPEDVGEMYIKELAYRNMIQVKWKLDGSPKTCRIANSLYEFFCQKAADVRFLNHQFSDKCSITIPEKSRLASPRFATYFGAEGFTSKSFHHFEHLRSFVAFDRRMRGAAMIETSMLKKIIAKGGLRMVKVLDLEGVYKPRNIHTVLTKLLHLRYLGLRATFIEQLPHSLGVLPFLETLDVKHTHVTDIYTRIWNAKALQHLYLNWINDDDDAVVKYLPPTSVIHLRTLWGLCLRKDFFVENFLRKLARLRNLGLLVSDPISQKSITDWVRSSTQLQSLKLKYVGDDQHTTPSLTFQSKHFEGHKKLQDLYLRGQLQLSEQSKLEVSFFPPNLKTLTLSFSRLSKNPMPVLGDLPNLKILRLFADSYVGKDRLVCVKPNPDKKFPQLRVLKLWKLKMGFLTFEENSMPCLRELEIRSCNHNLFISGLENLTALKEIGFTNMPSRSSYFRHNKDLPIQIKKCRSLSYGGE, encoded by the exons ATGGATGCTGGAATTATTGCTTCGAGTTTGATTCAGAAACTCCAGGATGAatcgaaatttaaaaaacatatcgAGATTCTCGAGTCGTTCAAACAATGCTTACGACATCCAGATAATCAAAGTTTCCTGGTTAATTCAGTGAGTGAGCAGAAAATCGCCCGGCTTCTGCAGGCAGTTTTCTCGGTGGATGATGCCGTGGACACCTTGCTTGTGAGAAGGGAACTGCAGGGGAAAAGAA CTTTCACAAAAGATAGACAAGATTATTCTCCCGTCAATAATGACCCGAAGGATAgcttcaaaaatgaaaattttcctgAGTCCTGTTTAGAAGAGGAAGAAGTCATTGTTTTTGAACAGGAAACGGAGGAGTTGTTAGGTCGAGTAATTCCTATAACTTGTCGTAAGCACTCGTTACCTTATTTCACTATGAAGGCCTCTAGAACGGTTGATCTAGATAAATCAATTCGTCAAGTCATAGTTGTGGTTGGAGAGGGAGGCTCGGGCGTGACAACTTTGGCaagaaatatatacaataacgTCGACGTAAGGCTTTATTTCACCCACTGCGCCTGGCTTCAGGTTTCTAGTTTGTTCGAAACTAAAGATTTCTTGATTAGCCTACTGAAACAAGTTAACCCAGACGAGTTGGTGATGGAAGCAACACTTTCTGAAGTAGAACTCAAATCAAGGCTCAGCGAACtcttaaatgataaaaataagaaGTATCTTATTGTCATCGAAGATTTAGAGACACCTCCAGTTTGGTTAGCTCTCCGAGATGTCCTTCGTACCCCCAATTCtccagaaaacaaaataattgtaattacgCGAAAGAGATGGAACGCACTAATGGAGGATGCTCATTCGGTTCTACGAGTCCGGAGATTAAGCCATGAGGAGTCCAGGAAATTGTTTGTAAACAAGGCACGAATCTTAGAAGATGAGTTGACAGAAGGCGAGAAGCAAATCCCGGAACTATGCGGTGGTTTACACTCACAAATAGTCTTGCTTGGACGCttattatctttgaaaaatagaaACCACGATGATTGGTCAGAAGTAATCAAACGTGCAGTGCATAATGGTGTTAATATCATGGATCTGAGCTACCAAGATCTACCTTCAGATGTTAAGCCATGTTTTCTTTATATGCTGGTATTCCCCAAAGGATTTGAGATCCCTGCGAGGAGGTTGATTCATTTATGGTGTGCTGAGGGATTTGTGACATCCTCAGATACTAATACAGCCCCTGAAGATGTTGGAGAAATGTACATTAAAGAACTAGCCTATCGAAACATGATTCAAGTGAAATGGAAGTTAGATGGAAGCCCGAAAACATGTCGAATAGCGAATTCTTTGTATGAATTCTTTTGTCAAAAAGCAGCGGATGTAAGATTCCTAAACCACCAGTTTTCTGATAAGTGTTCTATCACCATCCCAGAAAAATCCCGATTGGCTTCTCCACGATTTGCAACCTACTTTGGGGCCGAGGGCTTCACATCGAAATCATTTCATCATTTTGAGCACCTACGCTCTTTCGTTGCTTTTGATAGGCGTATGCGCGGCGCAGCCATGATAGAAACAagtatgttaaaaaaaattatagctaAAGGAGGCTTGAGAATGGTGAAGGTTCTTGATCTTGAAGGAGTATACAAGCCTAGGAATATACATACTGTTTTAACTAAACTGTTACATTTGAGATACCTAGGCTTGAGAGCAACTTTTATTGAACAACTTCCACATTCCCTTGGAGTGCTTCCATTTCTGGAGACATTGGATGTGAAGCACACTCACGTAACCGATATTTACACTCGCATATGGAATGCAAAGGCGTTGCAACATCTGTATTTGAATTGGATTAATGACGATGATGATGCGGTGGTTAAATATCTTCCTCCAACATCAGTAATACACCTGCGTACGTTATGGGGGTTATGCTTGAGAAAAGATTTCTTTGTGGAAAATTTCCTCCGGAAATTGGCGAGGCTCAGAAATTTGGGACTACTGGTATCGGATCCAATTTCCCAAAAAAGTATAACCGACTGGGTTCGTTCATCTACTCAACTTCAATCTTTGAAGTTGAAATACGTTGGAGATGATCAACATACTACACCAAGCCTGACTTTTCAGAGTAAACACTTCGAAGGACATAAAAAGCTGCAGGATCTTTATTTGCGGGGTCAACTACAGCTTTCAGAGCAATCTAAACTTGAGGTTTCTTTTTTCCCTCCAAATCTCAAGACCTTAACGTTGTCTTTCTCAAGACTAAGTAAGAATCCAATGCCAGTGCTGGGGGACTTGCCTAATCTCAAAATACTTAGGCTTTTTGCTGACTCTTATGTGGGGAAGGATAGGTTGGTTTGTGTGAAACCGAACCCTGACAAGAAGTTCCCCCAACTTAGGGTCTTAAAACTTTGGAAGTTAAAAATGGGGTTTTTGACCTTCGAGGAAAACTCCATGCCTTGCCTTAGAGAATTAGAAATTAGAAGCTGCAatcataatttattcatttcagGGTTGGAGAATTTGACCGCTTTGAAAGAGATCGGATTTACGAACATGCCGTCACGTTCTTCTTACTTTCGGCATAACAAAGATCTGCCGATCCAAATTAAGAAATGCAGGTCCCTCTCATATGGTGGTGAGTGA